AGTAGCGGTGGTTTCTTCCGATACTGCGCTCAGTTGCTCAGTGGCATCTGATACGGTTTCGATCGATTTTCTGACGGAACCGACGACAGTCCGGAGGTTCTTTACCATATGGTCAAAATTCACTGTCAGTTCTCCAATCTCGTCTGAGTTGACAGGATCGATCGTCACAGATAAATCACCTGTAGTGACTTCTCGGACTTTATTATTTAACAGTATCAGAGGCTGTGTCAGTTTTCTTGAAAAGAGATAGCCGTACACGAGAAACAGGATAATCATAGTGATCGATATCAAAGCGATCCGAATCATCAATGTACCGAGTTCTTCGTACATATCATGATGTGGAATAACAACTCCGAGTGTCCAGTCGAGTCTTGGAAGGTATTGATAATATACAGATGAATCATCACCTCTGTATGAAAGTTCGACTACGCCTGTTCCTGAATCGGACAAGTGTAACGAGAGGGCGGCAAGGTCTTGATCTTCAGAGAGAGACATCAGGGTGTCATCTGTCTCTGAATGATCAGTATGAACCAGAAACTGTGCGTTGGCATCAAGGAGAAAAGCATGGCTGTCATAACCTGTGTCAATGGATTTCACAAGCTCTTTTAGCTGGTCAATACGCACCTCACTCGAGACCGTTCCGAGAATATCACCTGTGTTGCTGAACATCGGAAAACTCGTGGTGATCAGTGTTCCGTTGAGACTTTCGGAAAAATAAGGTTCAGTCCAGACTATGTCCTCAGCTTCGAGGCCGGCTAAATACCAGTCGTGCGTATGAAAATTATATGCGGGATCTTCAAACTCGTCGGTATAAATTATTTGACCATCTTCTTCAAAGGCATAGGGTCCAAAGAATTCAATATCATCATCGTATGCGTAAGGTTCAAACCAGACGCCGATTCCAAGGGTATCCTCATTCAAAGCGGTGGCTCTGCCAAGTAATGCATAGTATTCATCACGGCTTAGGCCATTCTTCAGTTCTCCAGCCGAAGCAGCAACACTTTCTCCGATGAGTTGATGGTTATGGAGCCTCGAATCGAGGTCCTGAATGGCATTTTCGACAGTGGCATTGATTTTTTCTTCAATTTGAATTTCCAGCCCGGATGTTGCAAATGAATAATTTAAATAAGATGTTGTGAATATGACGGCAACAGCCAAGATGACAAAAACAAACATTTTACGTTGGATACTGCTTTTACTTTTCATGCTTTTTCCCCCTATGAAATTATTTGTTGCGAGATACAAAGTATACATAATGACAACATTTGCTCATTAAAGGAATGATCATAAATGATCATAATCGAGCGGACTGAACAAAAACTATACAAAATCTCAAAGGACGTGACTCGACGATTACATAGCCTGACTGCCATCCAGTCTCACTCGATTGCATACAGTTCGTTCCACAGCAAAAGACCACCCGATTTTCCTGAGTGGTCTCTTGCTGTGTTACTTATTCGTTTACCTATTCTATACTGCGCACAGGGGACTTCTTAAGGGCGATCAGTTCTTTCTTCAGCTGTTCAATCTCTTTTTGGACTTCCTTAATATCGCTCTGTGAAGGTTCAATTGCAAGATCAGATGTAATGCGTTTGTCGATCAGCTCTGTTGCACCGCCTGCTTTGTAACGCTTTATCCAGCGGTAAAGGGTATCTCTGTGGATCCCCATCTTTTGAGAGACACTGATAACGGACTCTCCTTCTTTTAATACTTGTTTAATGGCAGTTTTTTTATCCTGAAGTGAATAATTGGATTTTTTTCTCAATGGGAACACCTCCTTGGCATCATCTGATGATGGTTAATTATTAATAGTGCGTCCGACTCTCCATTCCAAATACCAATCAGCAATCTCATCTCCCGGTTCGGTTCCGAGTTCTTCATCCAGATTTTTCGTGAGTTCAAGATAATATTCTTCGACTTTGGCTTCATTGGACTCGTAATGGGCGAGCTTCATCAAATAAAAATAAGCTTCTTCGTTCACCGGATCCCGTTCGGTCACTTTAATGAACCAGTATTTTGCTTCGGCAACTTTGAAGCGTCGAAAGTAAAAGTGAGCAAGAGATAAAGCGATTGAAATCCAGTACTGATCATATTGATCCGTTCTTGAATCAGCCCATAAATATTGATACGAGGATAAATAAGACCCTTTATTAGCATGCAAAATATTGGAATATTCAATCGTCGACTGTTCTGTCAATGGAGGCATTGCGGTAATCTTTTTGTACCAGTCGAAAAGATCGATGCGACAATGATTTGTTTGCAGCATATAGCAGCCGTTTTTATTGATAATTTTCATAAAGTCACTATATTCACTGATGATTTTTCGAATATGATAAATCGTGGTGTACATTTGCTGAGAGGCTTTGCTGTCTTCGGTTCCTTCCCAAATGACATCGATGATATGGGTTTTCGGAACGGGCTTATCAACGTGATG
This genomic window from [Bacillus] selenitireducens MLS10 contains:
- a CDS encoding response regulator, giving the protein MNVLIVDDDPVIIGTLGTSLYSYHSVKHVSSTESPKNVMNIIKNNHVDVIFLDIHMPGIDGMELAEIILEENPSIEIVFITASSDYALKAFEVNAIDYIVKPVNIDRLSRTIQRLEKIKQIEPKKNISKHIDISVANEFSLSLGSNRHVYFNWRTSKSLELFLYLLHHVDKPVPKTHIIDVIWEGTEDSKASQQMYTTIYHIRKIISEYSDFMKIINKNGCYMLQTNHCRIDLFDWYKKITAMPPLTEQSTIEYSNILHANKGSYLSSYQYLWADSRTDQYDQYWISIALSLAHFYFRRFKVAEAKYWFIKVTERDPVNEEAYFYLMKLAHYESNEAKVEEYYLELTKNLDEELGTEPGDEIADWYLEWRVGRTINN
- a CDS encoding methyl-accepting chemotaxis protein, coding for MKSKSSIQRKMFVFVILAVAVIFTTSYLNYSFATSGLEIQIEEKINATVENAIQDLDSRLHNHQLIGESVAASAGELKNGLSRDEYYALLGRATALNEDTLGIGVWFEPYAYDDDIEFFGPYAFEEDGQIIYTDEFEDPAYNFHTHDWYLAGLEAEDIVWTEPYFSESLNGTLITTSFPMFSNTGDILGTVSSEVRIDQLKELVKSIDTGYDSHAFLLDANAQFLVHTDHSETDDTLMSLSEDQDLAALSLHLSDSGTGVVELSYRGDDSSVYYQYLPRLDWTLGVVIPHHDMYEELGTLMIRIALISITMIILFLVYGYLFSRKLTQPLILLNNKVREVTTGDLSVTIDPVNSDEIGELTVNFDHMVKNLRTVVGSVRKSIETVSDATEQLSAVSEETTATTEEISRSISEMADGTNEAASHAERTNETTLSLSDQLTILVKKAQQLARHASAMQSLNDKGINQMSRLRSQSQHSSKIAQDVEKVISGFNEKMNLIGEIVGSIGKISEQTNLLALNASIEAARAGEHGKGFAVVADEVRKLAEETSNSAKDITNSITILQTEGKELENWVFSSKETSDQQLEVVEETISAFESIAKENVEMIETTSTIIAEIDHVDTYKNNVVDAIGHIAAIIEENAALADAVNGSSEEQLKAVRSIVESAENLRLSGEELQHLIKQFSTD
- a CDS encoding transposase; protein product: MRKKSNYSLQDKKTAIKQVLKEGESVISVSQKMGIHRDTLYRWIKRYKAGGATELIDKRITSDLAIEPSQSDIKEVQKEIEQLKKELIALKKSPVRSIE